The Elaeis guineensis isolate ETL-2024a chromosome 11, EG11, whole genome shotgun sequence genomic interval CCTTGACCAATGCCTTTAACAAATAACGTTCTTATTTGAAATTATAATAAAATCATTTTTTTGaacaaattataataataattaacgaTCAATAAATTGCTGAAGTTTTTATCCCTAAATAAATCTAGTatatcatcaaaatgattctCAGTGGCCgttatttttattatgatgaTAAGTGTAAGTTTCTGCTCCATCTTCTTCTTTAGATGTAATATATGAGCAATAAGTTGAAACCATGGGTGATTTGTCAGTACAGTGATCTGGACCAGAAAAAAGCTGAGCCCACAAAACACGAGGCCACAGTACTAAAATTTCTCCCCACTCGTAAAAAATCCTGTTACCGGAATTCAGATGCACGACATGACCATCCTCAATCATGACCATCCGATGGAGTGGGACTACCATTCCGTTCCCGTAGTCCGCCAGATCTTGTAGCGTGGGGGACCAAACAGGGACCCCACAAGAACTCCGGACCACGACGACCCAATCCCAAACCCTTTCTTGTGTATCGGTTTCTCACCCACCGACAGCCGGTGGTCCCGGTTCGGACCGGCcgccaaaatttaaaaaaaaaacgggGCGGTTTTGGGGATGTCTCCATGCTGCCCATCACGTGCGCTGGTTGTCACGTAAGGCAGGGGCAGCTGGGTGTGGGCCCCAGGGTTAGGGTTGTAAGGGATTTGGGTCGAGTCCAGGTTTAAACGTTAAAATAACGAGTGATTTGGGTTGACTCGACATTTAAAGTTTAAAATAACAACGACAGGAAGAAATTAGAAGGAAGAAAACGAGGAGCGGCTGAGGGTGAGCTCTATAAATAGCTCGCCTCGGTCGCGGCGGCAGAGCGCGttgtccatctctctctcttcctcttctcttctttccgGTATCCTGAAATGGCGAAAAGATTCACCTCTCTCTCACCAGTGAGTGACCCGACCGACCCCGTCCCGACCCATTTCTGGCGCCCCCTGGGGTATGTCTCTTCCCTGgggagcctctctctctctctctctctccccccccactctttctctctctaaactcccctctctctcgctctctctgctgccccttttttcaatttttttttcctttttattgcTGCTGCAGAGGGGAGAGCGTGGAGCGAGGGATTGGGATTGGGACAGGAGGAGTGGCGGACGGGGGACAGATGAACAGTAcggcggcggtggcggcggcggcgCCTCGGCCGCTCTTCACCGTGTCGCAGTGGCAAGAGCTGGAGCTGCAGGCGCGCATCTTTAAGCACCTGGCAACCGGAGAAGCCGTGCCGATCCATCTGGTTGACCACTTCCGAAAGAGCCTCGAGTCCATGGCGTCCCGCTATTACCACCATCCCGCCGCCGCCGCTGCTGCTCGTGAGCTTGCTCCCGACTTTTTCTTgtgtttttttggatttttttcacTCTGTTTGGTGAAGTTGGTTTGGAAAGATCCGATCTTTTAATCTCTTCCGCTTCCTCTCGGTGGTTTTGTTTGGAGTGTAGTGGAGCAATGTTGCTTGCATTGCCTTTTGGAATTTGGAACGCTCTAACAGATCACTGGAGGGGGTTTTGTTGGCTTCTTTTATGCTAGAAATGCGATCTTGTTATCGGTTTCTTTTGCTTTCCACCATCTCTGCGAGTTTCTCGTTGGTTCGTATCGATTGGATTTCTTTCCGGTGAAATCTGAATCGCATTTCTATTATTTCCGATCCATATCAAAGCGGGATGTTATACCCACTTTTGCTTCATGAATGGTTCAAAGAGGAGCTTTTAAGTGCTTTCCATTAAGAAGTCTTCTACTTACACTGCGATTAGAACTTTCTATTATTACTGGGATTTATTGAGGCTACTTCTTTTATTATTTGCCAGGGGTTCATGAGTGACAGCTTCTCAACATTTTATGTGCATTTATTccgtttttttctctttttcttgtatCGATGGATTGTTTTTTAATTGCCGGAAAACGTTCGAGGCCAGTTAGAGTCCCATTTTTATTTGTCCAACTTCTTTTCGATTGAGAAGGGAGGTTTTCAATCTAAGTTTTCAGCAAAATGGATGATAAGTAGCAGTTTTAGCTCATATTTATTAAGTTCTCTTTTGATCACCTTCAGTGGGTTATTACTCCTACTTCGGAAAGAAGCTGGACCCGGAGCCCGGCCGGTGCCGGCGCACGGATGGGAAGAAGTGGCGGTGTTCCAAGGAGGCTTACCCCGACTCCAAGTATTGCGAGCGCCACATGCATCGGGGCCGCAACCGTTCAAGAAAGCCTGTGGAAGCACCTCCACAATCTCAGTCTCAGTCCCCTTCGGCATCCACCGTGACATCCCCCGCCCTGACCGCGAGCAGTCGGAATGGCGGTGGCAGCTTCCAGAGCATCCCCCTGCACTCTTTTGCAGGTAGTAGCACTGCTGCAGGTTCTTTCTCCGGCGGCGCGGGCTCCTCCCAGCTGCTGATGGACCCTGGTTCCTATAGCATGGCCG includes:
- the LOC105033225 gene encoding growth-regulating factor 5; protein product: MAKRFTSLSPVSDPTDPVPTHFWRPLGGESVERGIGIGTGGVADGGQMNSTAAVAAAAPRPLFTVSQWQELELQARIFKHLATGEAVPIHLVDHFRKSLESMASRYYHHPAAAAAALGYYSYFGKKLDPEPGRCRRTDGKKWRCSKEAYPDSKYCERHMHRGRNRSRKPVEAPPQSQSQSPSASTVTSPALTASSRNGGGSFQSIPLHSFAGSSTAAGSFSGGAGSSQLLMDPGSYSMAEKEFRHPYGMKAEVDEHSFFSEASGNAKGLGIDSSLDSSWRLMSSQASLFPPLKARNNSSLSSSYLQYTTLQELGQASISSLSKPEQQQHSFFGSEFGLVEPVKHESQSLRPFFDEWPGTRDMWSDLEDERSNQNSISTTQLSISIPMASSDLSTTNSRSPNDD